TCATGGCTTTAATTAAACGTACACAATACAGTACATTGCTTTTTCACACAATTTGCAGCaaatagaattaaaacttttAGGCATGAACTAAAGGGGCACCTGATCGTATTATAGAAGTGGGTTTTTCCCTTGTGAGCTGTGAACGAAAATGCATCGAACATGCTTACTTATAATGACGACAATAAAAACTGAGCGTAGTCAAACTAAAAAGAATGCAGCCTGCAACCCTGCATTTATATGACACGAATGTCAACGTCTTACAGCAAATTAAGGGATAAGTCTGTCCATTAAATTCGTTCAAACAAAGGTGCAAAATACAAAATGATTTCCATCAAGCATGCATTTGGGCATTTGGCAAACTCGTAATATTTGAAGTTTAAAATATGGCTTAGTCTTGGATGTAGATGATAGGTTTTATTCTAAATATATGGAGTAGTATTGTTACAATATCAGCGTGATAAGTATATTTccaagaaataattttttattgggaTGAAAAATTCAACATCTTTTGTAGGTGATCTCCTTACATAAAAGGTTATGTAATTTTAATAGGTGATTGTAATTAGTATTATTAATAAGGATAAAAGTTAACTAAATTTGGGCTTATtggatattttaaaattattggtaaattttctttagaataaataaaactaagTTTATTAATAGAAGTAATAGTAATATAGTCCAACCCAATAAATATATTCAATGAATTATACTAAGTgatcatttgtctttgacactTCAAATACATGAGCCAATGTTACTATTACCTTTAttattcttctcaataattctaaTGGTTTAAAAAATTAGACTGAACTAGTCGGTTGGAGCAGTCTAATAATAAaccaaaaacaattaaaattcgATTGATATAATAATCTTTActagtaattaaaaattatttataataatcttTATTCATCAGATTAAATACTTATTAtgaaaataactaaatttattttataattaaaaactttataattaaaaattatcacataataaaccaaaaataattaattattcgtctatcaatttagaaattaaaatataatatgaaatactgtttaatattttaaaatagataaattaaaattagttttcaaatcaaatatattaattaaaaattatatttacgtatattacaaattttatattgtttattataactattatttacaaaaaaattttacaattaCCTTTAAATCGTAATCTTTATTGTTTcttctaaaattttttgttaaccaAATCATTACTCTTTtggtatttataattaattttaaaaattattttaaataattatttaattagtattttaatataaattttattaattcttatTTCAAACAACGTGTCTAATTCACTCATTTATTAcatcattttattttcataaatccATCGCATAATATTTTGTTGCATCTAATCTTAACTAATAGCGTTGGTGGAACAAGTATTGTATTATTTTACTCCACAAAACTTTACGtttatatcataaaatagaattggtgtggtattacgacctccaatccaaaataaaatatatacataataatagttGAAGCAATTTAGTATTCGAGGAGTCTTGAAGGATAGTTTAAGCAAATTCGTGAAAAGAAAAGCCCAACGCTCACGTAACGAAAACTTGCGTACggagaaaagtaaatatacatatatataataagaacagAGTGTCAAAAGAAACAGGATATCAAGCTCCTAACTCGAACTGCGAAGTCAAGGTcgaccggagaatatttacatacatatatacaatcCCAAGTCTCCCAAATGCACTCTCGTAGTTCCCAATCAAGTCTCTATGAGGTACAAAAGTAAAGAACATATATTAAGGagaaatatgtatatatatatatatatatatatatatatatatatatatatatatatatttatgaaaaagacAACATATTTTTAtgaaatgagaaccggaggttctcaacatggtaatggtgcccacataaataataataagctCCCGGAAAAGCCaaaagcaatcctagaacttcaacaCTCAGAATTAAacttaaggaataaaataaaTCAGAAATTAAGTAAACTATCTAAGGTTTTCAAGTTCCGAATATAATCCTAACTCAACACTTCACCTTCACCTCCAACCCTTCGAAACACTGGTGGAACTACTCTCGTCACACCTCCGACATACGAGGGGTTTCTCAATTGCATAGACATACAATACAGACAAAGAAAACACAGATATAATGCATTTATAGCGGGTAAAACATATAGCAAATAAGCATAGATATTCAAATAGACAAAACCAAGTAACGCAAACTCAAATAAAGcagacaaatgcatatgatgtatgtcttTTCTATTggtcgtgagctcacgtgtcggttaattTGCCAAAACCCAACACacccggtagctaacccagatatcATCTATCATTTGCACATCTCCAAGACGCTTAACATCGGGGGATTAATGCCCGaccactactagaaaactagttattacagacggatatttccaacagattttatcccacggaaatacagacggaatttcagagggattttttgtcggaaaacaaaaaaatgaattagcataaattacagacggaaaataaAATCCGTCAATAACTCTAtcggtaaaattaatttttttccatgagaaatggttacagacggaaaatccatctctaattaaatagacaaaacactgcattttattaaattattacaaacagaaaatccgtctgtaatttaaattttccgtcgaaaaatattcaattaaaccTAAATGAAACACGAGCTTCTTCCAGATCAAACATGagcttcttcatcttttctttgtagcACGAGCTACTTCATTCTTCTCTCTGTGGCTGCTTCTTCCGCTGCTGCAGCTGCCGCCGTTGCGTCGCACGAGATCCCTCCACTGCCGCTCTCATCGCATCTACTCCCATCATCGCAGAGCTCTCTCTGCCGCTGCTCTCATCGCATCTGCTCCCTCTGGCTCCTCTTTCATCTAATTCCAACTCGCTCTCTTAGTTCTTCTCGTAACCATCTCAAATttcaggtatatatatatatatatatatatcctgatTTTGTGATTCTGTTCTTCGTGATAAATCTTAGGGCTCAATTTTTCTATGTCATTTTTAGATTTATCATACTCTacttttgtgctttgtttgaatCTGCATGTTTACTCTGATTTTGATGAATTATTTTCTACAATCGAAGCTTTTTTGACCTAAAATTCATGGTAGGCCATTACTTTTTATagcttttaatatttatttttgtcattGTGCTCTTGAAACTTGTTTATTGTGTGTTGCCTTGttgttttatttgaatttagtGACCTGAGGTTTTCTTAATTATGACTTGGAAGGTCCCTGAAGAACATAGTACTAAATTTGATGGATCTTCTATTTTGAAGGTATAAAATTCTAATTCTTCCTCATATTAATCATCTAAATGTTAGTAGTTATTAACACATAAGTTTTCTTGTTGAACTGGTGGCAAAGATGTAGTTCCAAGCATTGAAGGTAActtagcttctttttttttttgaattaattttattttcctgtATAATGGTGTTTGGTTTTTCCTTGTAGGAGACTGACATTGGGAGGCATGTGAATCGGTTGCGAAAGCATTCCTCCAATGGCATTCGTAGATTGGTGAAGCTACTTGTGAGGTTGTTGATTAAAcagtacttttctttttattttcaaaattgaattaatCTTATCATAATTTCAGTGTACTTGATTGAGTTGTTTTATTTGCAGGAAGTGGAAGGAAATTGTGGATGAGTGGGTGAGGTTGAATCAACCGGGTGGAACAGCTTCTCTCATGGGTAAAACCAAACCTCAACTCAAATGTTTTGGGACATTTTTCTTAGTTAAGGAATTAAAaatccaagtgtttgatgataATGGTTGGCGTTGAATTTAAATTTACAGCTGATGGGGACTCTCCATAGCTGAAAACCACCCAAAACGGGCATCATCGGGTCTTTCTTggacccttttttttatttttattttttatatcatggTAAAGTTTAAGGCCCTTTCTTGGGGCAGTGATTTTCTTCTATCTTAATCAAATTCCAAACTTTTAAAGAAttgtttttttttcatgttttctttattGGAAACTTGTATTCAgatttaatttgaatataatttgGCAGATGTAGGCGCCCCTTGAGTTGCCTTTTCCTCAAAAGAACGAGCAGCAAAGCATATCTTTTGACAGAGACAGACGCTTTCACCTGAAGTATCAGCAAAGGAGGAGTATGCAAAAGAATTTTACAGGTACCATGGATGTGGATTCAAGTTATCAGAGTGGTAATGAATCTGGAAAGTATGTGCCTTTTGATGTTGAAGACAACCCGAAAAGGGGGATTCCTTGTTTATGCTTTGGTCTTCAGAAGCATTGCTACCTGCTTAGCGTATTTATATTCTTTTAACTTTATCTTTTATTCTAATATTTTGAATAGGTACAATAAAACTCTTTTAGGAGATCATATGGGAAAgttcctgatgacaagtcatcatatacccatttttcaagctaatttcacttgtttcactagtttttatgcactttcttgtactataagtaagcaatttagagtggaattgcatgttttatttgaattaaacaaccaccatttaatttatgctaaatcatgaggtttaagctaaatttaatttaattttaattgatttataaaccttgtgaatttagtgatactttgattggttgttttgattatttgtaggtgaagaaaagaagaaaagaatgaagcgtggcttaagaaagcgtggcccaaggaagaaaagagtGGGGCGCATGGAAGGAAGGAAGTCacactgctctccacaagagcacactgccctccaagggagcacaacaatgaaccaagcattcaaggcttcactgccctgccctccttgagggtggagcacaattctaggccaagaataagggaaggaaaaattctgccctgccctcgtcaagagcaatttcgggctcctcatggaaaaattcaaggaaattgttctccaagtgccacccatgggtttcgaaccaagcTCAAGAGGGAAGGAAGTAGCATTCAAATGAaaggaaaacaagccaaaattagtttgttttcaacctccaaggatcgaacacaagaccttgaggaagcaagaaactaggcgctactttggtgccaagaaaaccaagaaaaaaggaGCAACAAAAGCCATCcagcaagtttcgaacttgggacctcacccaagaacATGGAAAGCTTGCGCCGCCTACAAGGAGGGCAGAGCAGCATTCCTTGGTGCATGGCGCACAATTTGGCACGGCCAGCACGCACAATTGACGCACAACAAGGGAGCTTGGGCGCGCATCCTTGGCGCATCACAGCACGGGCAGGGAAGCAAGGCACGCCCCATGACACCACTgccctgctctccacaagggcagggcagcatcctgatgcctcTCCCATACTTGGCACGCTAATTGGATCCACATGCAAGgcttccctgctctgccctccacaagagcagagcagcctcctgggagcaatatGGGCTGAAACTCATCTAAAAATCCAATtgtattcaattcttcacccatctttcaagcccactcaaaattcttagatccaaaatagaaagtgtataaataggtgttagttaggattagaGAAAAAACttactttcaatttaattttcatccttactcaacttgagagctcactttccatttttctgttttctgcaatagcttgagaattggaggagagaattcacttcttcttcctctgatctttttgttttctttactgggttttgtttgagtcttgagtgtgaagaattgaggaacttctgtctcaatctccatttaagatctctttgattttccttctgcataattgagttaaatttcatttcctttactgcttcaatcttcaatttctctttacttGCTTTGTGAActgggatctaggaaggcattgagatttagacttggctatctagtctcttgagtcctgagatatgtgtttttcaattttaatttccttgttgaaTGCTTCACCAAgcatatttacatttctgtttgagatctagtttaattgaatccatcttctcctcttccgtttgtttaattttattgttctttgtttaatttctgtaatcccacatccctgacccatttacaattcaagaaatttagatttcttgcactttatgtttttgtaatttacatttcttgcaatttaagattcagctctttttccttttgttccctttaatttcttgcaattcacccattcccctttacaattcctgcaatttagtttcagtcaattacaaatcactcaaatcaactcttgtttgcttgactaaatcaaccgctaagctaaaattgctcaatccttcaatccctgtgggatcgacctcactcccgtgagttttattacttgatgcgacccggtacacttgccggtgagttttgtgtcggaccGTTTTTCGCACATCAGTTCCCAGCTCCCTTTTTGATGAATACCATCCACTTTGCAATGCAAGCTATTTTAGCTAAACTTTTATCCATATGGATGCTCAACTATGttcatgatgccagggcatcttggccagtttcactgacctattctttactatttttaaggtagtttcatgcatttccttaggaaataagctagttttgggtagatattcacttacaccttgattcaagcatacattgtgaattttacatgatttcatgaggattttgcataagtttaacAACAacttgtatgttgcattacccatgacttggactagaactttgatgcactctattgcttgatttcaggaccaaaggaagtaaggaagaaccacttagcagtcacgttaatctaattaacgttaacactaacgtggaatgggaggtaacttacaaagttaatgagaaaagtgattgccaataacgctctcgaagccatcattgcccacgttaagagtcacgttaactaagttaacgtgaactctaacgtgaagaagggactttgagccaacgttagtgacacttaacattatcactaacgttggcccattATCATAAGTGgctatgttagagtccacgttaacttagttaacgtggcctctaacgttaaaagggggaaggaagccaacgttagtgacactcaacattgtcactaacgttggcctaaggtgcaatgtaccacgttaactcccacgttaatttggttaacgtgggagctaatgtaagaggcaagggtggtcgacaacgttagtgacacccaacattgtcactaacgttggaagcaaccacaaaaccccaaagagccacgttaacttccacgttaacttagttaacgggAAGGGTAACGatgatgagtgaaagatgagccaacgttagtgacactcaacattgtcactaatgttggggatggctaagaatgcccacgttagaagccacgttaacctagttaacgtggactctaacgtgagacataagggcacattggaacgttagtgacaatgttaagtgtcactaacgttctcgaaggttggcaaggccacgttagaagccacgttaacctagttaacatggactctaacgtgagacataggggcacattggaacgttagtgacaatgttaagtgtcactaacattctcgaactcattctttcactaaaacgttaacacccctaacgtcctgagctaaagtctctgcccacttcacactttctctctgcaagtagaaccaagcccaaatgaagaagagaactgcttcaatctcaagatccaaaggcccaagacttgaagagccaactagaagctgagaagagtagtatatataggagtagctttgaattatttaaggAGTTCGAAATGTTCGGAAAAAGGGGAAaagagcactactctctgtattttactctgctcttctagttccatgatgtattctccatctttgttttcattttctagagctatgaacaactaaacccctttcattgggttagggagctctgttgtaatttgatggatcaatactagttttcattattcttcttctatcttttctcttgatttcacttgaaagctttcgatctttatcccattgggtagttatcttggaaaagaagctattcaaacttggatctcttctgagccttgaaagaggaatgaagagatcaggctagaaatgctttctcatgctggaccaaattgggtttggatggatatgtgactataatcctctcaatacttgatttgggaaatgtatgtggtataatcagtgaccacacttcatctcttctcatgagcaattgaccaaggaattggctattgatcaagatttgagagattgaattgcaagaaattgtaattcaatcaattaagattgccaaggagatcaatgagtgcattgattgaggaagagatgaaaatgaacttgatccggagaattgtaacatctcctgcgcccaatgaaacccccaattctgatctcacccattctctttaatttctgcgtttactttcatgagcaaacaccccattcccatttacaattctgcaatttactttcagtcatttactttcagccctttaattctagcatttactttttctgttatttacattcccgccattttattttctgcaaatctcaacccaaattctgaattcgctcaactagaacattcttctaattaaagttgcttgatcaatcactccctgtgggattcgacctcactctattgtgagtttttacttgacgacaaattcggtacacttgccgaaggaaatttgttgagagacagtttccacctgcatcaagtttatggcaccgttcccggggattgattgtgcatcaacaatgattaaattaggagatcactagattgagcatttttgttttgttgatttaattttctgtcttaGTTAACCTCTTTCCTTCTCCCTCTACTCTTTTTTGTTCTTTGTTATTTACGATtcagtttgctaacccactaactgtttaatATATTGCATCACTAATAACTAATAGTAATTCTGACAGCAATACTATCTGCACATATTGttacttgcttgtacttgttggttgtatgacaaggAGAAGaaacggggcttcaacttccttcgattctgaaccagagagg
The sequence above is drawn from the Arachis hypogaea cultivar Tifrunner chromosome 4, arahy.Tifrunner.gnm2.J5K5, whole genome shotgun sequence genome and encodes:
- the LOC112794278 gene encoding probable mediator of RNA polymerase II transcription subunit 26c, encoding MTWKVPEEHSTKFDGSSILKETDIGRHVNRLRKHSSNGIRRLVKLLVRKWKEIVDEWVRLNQPGGTASLMADGDSP